The Microbacterium sp. KUDC0406 genome includes a window with the following:
- a CDS encoding TetR/AcrR family transcriptional regulator has product MHESVQPPNGVVGAALELFAQQGFEQTSVEQIAKAAGVSRSTFFRQFGGKEDVVFADHEALIEQLRSFLDEPHDDPWQAVCEASERVFSYFARDPELARRRYQIVRDVPVLREREIITVFRYERLFDDYLRQSLPGIDPLDAVGFAALVTAVHNHVLRQLLRGRKVPVSVLQKALADVRRRYGVLEDATDAASDDVVVAVFPRSMPIAEITRRMQAELS; this is encoded by the coding sequence ATGCACGAATCGGTACAGCCCCCCAACGGCGTCGTCGGGGCAGCGCTCGAGCTGTTCGCACAGCAGGGCTTCGAGCAGACCTCGGTCGAGCAGATCGCCAAGGCCGCCGGAGTCTCGCGCTCGACGTTCTTCCGCCAGTTCGGCGGCAAGGAGGACGTGGTCTTCGCCGACCACGAAGCGCTGATCGAGCAGCTGCGCTCGTTCCTCGACGAGCCGCACGACGACCCCTGGCAGGCGGTGTGCGAGGCATCCGAGCGGGTCTTCTCGTACTTCGCGCGGGATCCCGAGCTCGCGCGCCGCCGGTACCAGATCGTGCGCGACGTGCCCGTGCTGCGCGAGCGCGAGATCATCACGGTGTTCCGCTACGAGCGGCTGTTCGACGACTACCTGCGGCAGTCGCTGCCCGGCATCGACCCGCTGGATGCCGTCGGCTTCGCCGCCCTGGTCACCGCCGTGCACAACCACGTGCTGCGCCAGCTGCTGCGCGGCAGGAAGGTGCCGGTGTCGGTGCTGCAGAAGGCGCTCGCCGACGTGCGACGCCGGTACGGCGTGCTGGAGGACGCGACGGATGCGGCATCCGACGATGTGGTCGTCGCGGTCTTCCCGCGCTCGATGCCGATCGCCGAGATCACCCGGAGGATGCAGGCCGAGCTGAGCTGA
- a CDS encoding ATP-dependent DNA ligase: protein MYDIPAPMLAKAAAAIPDPAKTPMLFEPKWDGFRGLIAWDGESLEIGSRGAKPLTRYFPELVEQLPGILPGPCLLDGEIVVATGPAGAQRLDWEALSQRIHPAASRVARLSVETPAMFIAFDLLAEGDDDLQQLPFRERRSRLERMLADAAHPLHLTRATDDRATAQRWLAEFEGAGLDGVVAKPLEDPYAPGRRTLIKIKHARTADVVALGYRVHKSGSGVGSLLVGLYSDDGVLRQVGGVAAWSDAMRQQLVEDLDPLVERDADGAAVTAEGERSRFSGAKDVSFVRLRPERVLEVRYDQLEGARFRHTVQFARWRPDRDARSCTYDQLDTVAGYDLADVLT, encoded by the coding sequence ATGTACGACATTCCCGCGCCGATGCTCGCCAAGGCCGCTGCGGCCATCCCCGATCCGGCCAAGACGCCGATGCTGTTCGAGCCGAAGTGGGACGGATTCCGCGGGCTCATCGCCTGGGACGGCGAGAGCCTCGAGATCGGATCACGCGGGGCGAAGCCGCTCACGCGCTACTTCCCCGAGCTGGTCGAGCAGCTCCCCGGCATCCTGCCCGGCCCCTGTCTGCTCGACGGCGAGATCGTCGTGGCGACCGGACCAGCCGGCGCGCAGCGCCTGGACTGGGAGGCGCTCAGCCAGCGCATCCACCCCGCGGCTTCGCGGGTCGCCAGGCTCTCCGTGGAGACCCCGGCGATGTTCATCGCCTTCGACCTGCTCGCCGAGGGCGATGACGATCTGCAGCAGCTGCCGTTCCGTGAGCGCCGCTCCCGGCTCGAGCGGATGCTGGCGGATGCCGCGCATCCGCTGCACCTCACCCGCGCCACGGACGACCGGGCGACCGCGCAGCGCTGGCTCGCCGAGTTCGAGGGGGCCGGGCTCGACGGCGTCGTCGCCAAGCCTTTGGAGGACCCGTACGCTCCGGGCAGGCGCACCCTGATCAAGATCAAGCACGCCCGCACGGCCGATGTGGTCGCGCTCGGGTACCGGGTGCACAAGAGCGGATCGGGCGTCGGCTCGCTGCTCGTCGGGCTGTACTCGGATGACGGCGTGCTGCGCCAGGTCGGCGGCGTGGCCGCCTGGAGCGATGCCATGCGCCAGCAGCTGGTCGAGGACCTCGATCCGCTGGTCGAGCGGGATGCCGACGGTGCGGCGGTCACCGCGGAGGGCGAGCGCTCCCGGTTCAGTGGTGCGAAGGACGTGTCGTTCGTGCGGCTTCGTCCCGAGCGCGTGCTCGAGGTGAGATACGACCAGCTCGAGGGCGCCCGATTCCGGCACACCGTGCAGTTCGCGCGCTGGCGCCCCGACAGGGACGCCCGCTCCTGCACGTACGATCAGCTGGACACCGTCGCCGGTTACGACCTGGCCGACGTGCTGACCTGA
- a CDS encoding phytoene desaturase family protein, producing the protein MARATVIGSGPNGLAAAVALARAGYAVEVIEAAETVGGGVRTLDGPLPGYRYDVCSAVHPAALTSPFFRAFGMADRVDWIRPEISYAHPLDGGCAGIAWHDLERTADGLGADARAWNALLRPLVRRLDEVVEFTGGSMLRVPRHPVTGIRFGLRMLEQGSALGPRAFRSDEANALLAGVLAHANTPLPSPSSAAAGLLLAAQAHGEEGWAYPRGGAQRIADALQADLEAHGGTVRTGEHVHDLADLDWGDPARGDLLVLNSSPRLALTHPGIPSGYARALTAYRYGPAAAKVDFALSGPVPWTNQTVALSPTVHLGGTRAEIAESENAVARGAVSDHPYVLTVQPSVLDDTRAPDGGAALWAYIHVPAGSDLDPTELVTRQVERFAPGFRDLILGSRAVPASAREALNPAEIGGDIFGGSFTIAQALRRPVLAAAPWRTPMSGVYLASASTPPGPGVNGMAGWHAARTALEDAGAPASLDELFPASGR; encoded by the coding sequence ATGGCGCGCGCGACGGTGATCGGAAGCGGACCCAACGGTCTCGCCGCCGCGGTGGCCCTGGCCCGCGCGGGCTACGCCGTCGAGGTGATCGAGGCCGCCGAGACGGTGGGCGGCGGCGTGCGCACGCTCGACGGCCCGCTGCCCGGATACCGGTACGACGTGTGCTCGGCCGTGCATCCGGCGGCGCTGACCTCTCCCTTCTTCCGGGCGTTCGGGATGGCCGACCGGGTGGACTGGATCCGCCCGGAGATCTCGTACGCGCATCCCCTCGACGGCGGATGCGCGGGCATCGCCTGGCACGACCTGGAGCGCACGGCCGACGGCCTCGGCGCCGACGCCCGCGCCTGGAACGCGCTGCTGCGCCCGCTGGTGCGCCGACTCGACGAGGTGGTCGAGTTCACCGGCGGGTCGATGCTGCGCGTGCCGCGGCATCCGGTCACCGGCATCCGTTTCGGGCTGCGGATGCTGGAGCAGGGCTCCGCCCTCGGTCCGCGCGCGTTCCGCAGCGACGAGGCGAACGCGCTGCTGGCGGGGGTGCTCGCGCATGCGAACACGCCGCTCCCCTCACCGTCGTCCGCCGCGGCAGGGCTGCTGCTGGCGGCTCAGGCGCACGGAGAGGAGGGCTGGGCGTATCCTCGGGGCGGCGCGCAGCGCATCGCCGACGCCCTGCAGGCCGATCTGGAGGCGCACGGCGGAACCGTCCGCACCGGCGAGCACGTGCACGACCTGGCCGACCTCGACTGGGGCGATCCGGCCCGCGGCGACCTGCTGGTGCTGAACAGCTCCCCTCGGCTGGCACTCACTCACCCCGGCATCCCCTCCGGCTACGCCAGAGCGCTGACCGCCTACCGGTACGGTCCTGCGGCGGCGAAGGTCGACTTCGCGCTGAGCGGCCCGGTGCCGTGGACGAACCAGACGGTCGCCCTGTCACCGACCGTGCATCTGGGCGGCACCCGGGCCGAGATCGCCGAGAGCGAGAACGCGGTGGCGCGCGGCGCGGTGTCTGATCACCCCTACGTTCTCACTGTGCAGCCGTCGGTGCTGGATGACACCAGGGCGCCGGACGGCGGAGCCGCGCTGTGGGCGTACATCCACGTTCCCGCAGGATCGGATCTCGACCCCACCGAGCTGGTCACCCGGCAGGTGGAGCGCTTCGCCCCGGGATTCCGCGACCTGATCCTGGGCAGTCGTGCCGTGCCGGCATCCGCTCGCGAGGCGCTGAACCCGGCCGAGATCGGCGGCGACATCTTCGGCGGCTCGTTCACGATCGCGCAGGCGCTCCGTCGCCCGGTGCTGGCGGCGGCCCCGTGGCGCACGCCGATGAGCGGGGTGTACCTCGCTTCGGCGTCGACGCCGCCGGGCCCCGGCGTGAACGGCATGGCCGGCTGGCATGCCGCTCGCACGGCGCTGGAGGATGCCGGCGCCCCGGCGTCCCTGGATGAGCTGTTCCCCGCTTCCGGTCGTTGA